GGCGATGGACATTGCCGTCGCGCCGTACATTCCCAGCGAGAATTTTTATTACTCGCCCATCAAAATTTTTGAATACATGGCGATGGGCAAACCGGTGGTCGGCGGACGAATCGGCCAGGTGGAAGAAGTGATCGCCAACGGCGAAACCGGTGTGTTGTTCGAGCCTGGAAATATCGCGGCGCTGCAAGCCGCGCTCGTGCAGCTTGTGAGCGATTCACCGCTGTGCCGCCGCCTCGGCGAAAATGCCCGCGCGTGGGTGGAAACCGAACGAACGTGGGACAACAATGCGCGGCTGGTGGTGCAGATTGCTGAAAGCATAAAGTGTAAAGCGTAAAGCGTAAAGCGCTATGACGACTTACGTTTTACGTATCTCGCTCCAATAATCACAAGACTTGAAATTACCATGAAAATAAAAACCTGCATCGTTACTGGCCAGTATCCGCCGCAAGTCGGCGGAGTCGGACATTCGGCGTTTCGCGTGGCAAATATTTTGGCAAGCCGGGGCATGCAGGTTCACGTGGTCGCGCTGCAAAAACATCCCACACCGTTGCCGTTTGATGAAAGCTGTTCGAGCACGCAGGAGGGCGAGGTGCTCGTGCATCGTGTCAAAGTTTTTCATCCCAAACGCGAAGAGGGCGTTGCCTTTGTGGATGGCGAGGTCTTGACGCGCTACAATCGCGAGATGTTTCACGCGCTCGAACATTTTCAGCAGCGTTATCATTATGACGTCTTGCATGCGTTTTTTCTTTACCCCGCGGCTTTTGTCGCGGGACTGGTCGGGCGGCTGCACGGCGTGAAGATGATCGCTTCGATCCGCGGCAATGACATTGGCAAGTATGCCTTCGACCCGCTGCGCCTGCCGTTCATTCGCTCGTCGTTGGAAAACGCCGACTATGTCACTTCGGTAGCCACGAGCTTGACGGATTTAGCCGATCGCGCGATCACGCCGATTGCTGGCAAGGCCAAAACGATTCTCAATTCGGTCGATCTCACGCGGCTGCGGCCGCAAGCGCGTCCCGAATTGAATCTCAAGGGTACAGTTATTGGTACCGCCGGGCTGTTTCGATATAAGAAAGGTCTGGTTTATCTCTTCAAGGCCTTGGCTGATTTCGGCAATCGTTTTGATTTTAGTCTACTGCTGGCAGGAGATTTCTTCAGCGAGGATGACCGGCAGCCGCACCTGCAAATGCTGCACGACTACGGTTTGCAGCAGCGCACTGTTATTACCGGGAAAATTCCATCGGACCGTATGGCTGACTATTTACAGCTTTTTGACGTTTTGGTCTTTCCCTCATTGTTCTCCGAAGGCTGTCCGCTTTCCATGCTGGAAGCCATGACGATGAAAAAAGTGATCATTGGCAGCCGTGCCGGTGCGATTCCGGAAATCATTCGTGACCATGAAAATGGCTTGTTGGTTAACCCGGGATCGTCGGAAGAAATCACCCAAGCCCTCGTCGAGGTGATGGAGAACCCGGCATTGCGGGAACGTCTTGCAGCCAACGCTGCTGCAACCGTCTCCGCGATGACGCCTGCACGGGAATTCAGCGATTGGCTGGGGGTCTATGAAACGATCCTGGATGAATCGTCAAGAAGAAAACGTGAATAGGGCAATTAGCTTATCAAAGTTGGAATAATCCTGCAGCGGCGGGACTGAAAGTGTTTCGCCCATACAAATGAAATCCCACCGAAAAGGCTTTTTCTTTCTGTGGCAGTTCTGCTTCTGTGGGCGAAGTCTTCAACGCTGCTCGAAGAGCTTCGGATTTCATCTTGTCTGAAATCTGGCGTAGATTTTGAAAGTTGAGATTCTCCGTGTATGCAACAAGTTTTTTCCAGTGGCGCGAAACAGCGCAACGGATAAAAGCATTTCATCCGCTGCGCTGTTGCTGTCTGCTGGACTATTTTTGCCACGGATGGAGGCGATGGTTTACTGGAAAAACTGGCGGATTAGATAGCCGAACATGAACAAGCTCGCAAATCTATATTCATCTCAGCCCCTGGCCCTCAACACCCACTGGCTCAAAGAAAATCTGCCGCGCTATCTGTGGGATGAAAACGAAATTGCCGGCACGATCGCTCAGGTTGAGATCCTCTATCGTGGCGAATCATCGCAACGGGCGGTTGTGCTGTATGAAATTGAATTGCAACATTCAGGCCCTGAAGCGCGGCGGCCGCTGTATGTCGGATATGTTGTTCCGCGTGAGCGGCTTGCGGCTGAACACGAGAACATGGCGGCGAAAGCCAAAATCCGGCCGGCTTTGGGCCGCACGGTTGCGCTAGTTCCGGAAGCCGAGATGATTGTGGTGGCATTTCCCAACGACGAGAAGTTGCA
The window above is part of the Cytophagia bacterium CHB2 genome. Proteins encoded here:
- a CDS encoding glycosyltransferase family 4 protein produces the protein MKIKTCIVTGQYPPQVGGVGHSAFRVANILASRGMQVHVVALQKHPTPLPFDESCSSTQEGEVLVHRVKVFHPKREEGVAFVDGEVLTRYNREMFHALEHFQQRYHYDVLHAFFLYPAAFVAGLVGRLHGVKMIASIRGNDIGKYAFDPLRLPFIRSSLENADYVTSVATSLTDLADRAITPIAGKAKTILNSVDLTRLRPQARPELNLKGTVIGTAGLFRYKKGLVYLFKALADFGNRFDFSLLLAGDFFSEDDRQPHLQMLHDYGLQQRTVITGKIPSDRMADYLQLFDVLVFPSLFSEGCPLSMLEAMTMKKVIIGSRAGAIPEIIRDHENGLLVNPGSSEEITQALVEVMENPALRERLAANAAATVSAMTPAREFSDWLGVYETILDESSRRKRE